One Tenebrio molitor chromosome 2, icTenMoli1.1, whole genome shotgun sequence genomic region harbors:
- the LOC138122808 gene encoding receptor-type tyrosine-protein phosphatase mu-like isoform X2, with protein MQFEISNRYVFFLILVINVLYSNCQSSFFMVHNLKKNEYYCITNSTYALSWLADEKGTQESETESQFIPHAPLFRLGIEGDDSKWTYVYRNNQRILDRRWETIRTYKTVEKKNDTLQFITVASKLKQNFQISLSIRISKQAHILLCDGEIIEESNCYWFLLMAFGGTKTELRKCARGTIPVLSNVTVSKSCETPIQTIMHNNSDSQYLTNKEWRHFELSKKDNRFSFKRLNNKDAIIQYDDGQNVYSVTHMMIHSKDTVTGLWKIHKVPYFYTNYSTNQQTTVERNPKNGVVCLSLFVKMCSNCKITLTLSEANNESNILKEETYSSQETWKEIKLFVDNVQTNSTLFISTIANNQRDVFWNIEPHIRECNNTEHRMIKSRRKLKCQLISNKDDDVISLDDDAKPTVLENNCADDAVTRHCIPCPLFLNQTCGQLKVCEKDGTELKCSCSAGWKYPTCGSKCDSGSYGMNCKKRCGHCSRHSCDFDNGKCEPCSDNYVGAKCDMPPGQVFSEPPVVSDIKYSEAKVKVENFELLNKKHTDSPDSYYVEYRKAEGNSEWMASDQRNPFNKSAIIKLQYLEPNTKYIVRGIIITINDKIFIDEQLPHAAFTTKCYEIKDEDFISNSYNTSIRVTFKSKTLTQFCNFTISLIRTSHAKESSHPKPIRYNIQQQNTIIPLRLENDSFCFKDLIPDTNYKIIVQKNKTKLDRAIRTTEGVPGAIGSLTITDIRDSSVRVKWKSPENFNGQFEKYVVTYQLVSHKSCKTSNGKTFPIKQLSTKETNVTVSDLVPYAAYSFSVSAWNGKVGGPPVTVIQNTFASETISDGEIPELKWKVEARSVKLHYSSMDCSIMRGPLQIRIKKSCSNEWCDNSVEQETECDFENTSCLVHVLPYSDYIFKIKFCRNGTCAKTLRSKPFQTLSEPPYRVRELTIFSKNESSISIRWMPPYPPTGKLDLYKVTYEEVDNNNNKGEMETFKDLPCTLWPEYQCFTLSQLEKIKKYSIKVQAKNEHPNSFGQTAVVVGTPKIEPSKKPNNLTIHWNLQNDLELTWGHPNETSGLITFFNISVLYHNSTKNNLHDSFPVTNYKPFYEYKIEEKRLLKSTPFRIRIEAFNGYNGEELVKNDTSPPALPLFSTEPKISTSNDTITIEISPIKSTNRDDTNKYELFLFLLDENFNNHDNVKSLTRLQENHHVNLSKFKILYQCQLKSPVHFKIGQDNYTINDCNRSSSSSLKQATTYNVTILLTNTIENKSSYKLYSYQVHTLGEPVDVPQDLSLLALLSLLLIIPIAIILFIKRGPLIENYNSLKTSMCQRTCLETSTPDEQTPLKNIAPQNTKLYSKKVKVAELEQYVTESLNNGELERQHALFPRGQTKPWERGALKENKSKNRYTNLMAYDHTRVVLQWINGNKNSDYINANYIDGYNVRKAYIATQGPKISTVHDFWRMIWQENVLHVAMLANIYEGKKKKVEKYWPDQNESLSFGDITVYHMSGQVFADYEQRTFKVCFNNQTRKLQQYHFSSWPDHGVPLYSQSLVPFLQKIQQIPLDSKSPVVVHCSAGVGRTGTILLCDICLRMAAKEDAVDMLRTLQQLRDQRANMVDNIQQYKLAHLVILECLVGKQTGIPCSEIETEVKKLLSGDRISQQMRYLKDTAWQDKTMKSVASNDAFVVVQEKNRFQNIVPEIQGCMFLSRYPIHDDTSTYINAVRVDGFRCPGRFIVTQQPMPNTLGDFWRLVHEKETTVIVSLNPVNPKNKTSCLFWPTEKQPELTPVDYITLKHATTLSLDSYNLTTIRMHINASEEYTVVQIISMKDWPAKKNCPKKIEDFLTFCEESYVISRQSSSVVVTCFDGVLASGVYVAMSFVIEKMKLEQICDVCQAVRTVRHNRNEFVQNEEQFAFLYKAAEAYITGFQFYANFS; from the exons AATCACAATTTATTCCACATGCACCTTTGTTCCGATTGGGTATTGAAGGTGATGATTCCAAGTGGACTTATGTGTACAGAAATAATCAAAGAATTTTGGATAGACGATGGGAGA CAATACGCACATACAAAACAGTTGAAAAGAAGAATGATACATTACAGTTTATCACTGTGGccagtaaattaaaacaaaatttccaaatttcattATCGATTCGTATTTCAAAACAAGCCCATATACTCCTTTGCGATGGAGAAATAATAGAAGAGTCAAATTGTTATTGGTTCTTACTGATGGCATTTGGAGGAACTAAAACAGAACTACGAAAGTGTGCACGTGGAACCATACCTGTTCTTAGCAATGTAACAGTATCTAAATCTTGCGAAACGCCGATCCAAACAATAATG CATAACAACAGTGACAGTCAGTACCTAACTAATAAGGAATGGCGTCATTTCGAACTTTCGAAAAAGGATAATAGATTCTCTTTCAAACGACTAAATAATAAAGACGCTATAATACAATATGATGATGGTCAAAATGTCTACAGTGTAACTCATATGATGATTCACAGTAAAGATACTGTCACTGGTCTTTGGAAAATTCACAAAG TTCCATATTTTTATACCAACTATAGTACAAATCAACAAACCACAGTAGAAAGAAATCCGAAAAATGGAGTTGTCTGTCTGTCATTGTTCGTAAAAATGTGTTCCAATTGCAAGATAACATTAACACTAAGTGAAGCAAATAATGaaagtaatattttaaaagagGAAACGTACTCATCTCAG GAAACGTGGAAAGAAATTAAGCTGTTTGTGGATAACGTGCAGACCAATTCGACTCTCTTTATTTCTACAATAGCCAATAATCAAAGGGATGTATTTTGGAATATCGAACCACATATTAGGGAATGTAATAATACTG AGCATCGCATGATCAAATCaagacgaaaattaaaatgtcaactTATTTCTAACAAAGACGACGATGTTATTTCATTAGACGATGACGCAAAACCGACCG ttttagaaaataactgCGCTGACGACGCTGTCACCAGACATTGCATTCCTTGTCCATTATTTCTAAATCAAACATGTGGTCAGCTCAAAGTTTGCGAAAAAGATGGAACAGAACTCAAATGTTCGTGTTCAGCCGGATGGAAATATCCAACTTGTGGCTCTA AATGTGATTCGGGATCTTATGGCatgaattgtaaaaaaaggTGCGGGCATTGTTCCAGACACTCCTGTGATTTCGACAACGGAAAATGTGAGCCGTGTTCTGATAACTACGTTGGTGCTAAATGTGACATGC CACCGGGCCAAGTCTTCAGTGAACCTCCTGTTGTCAGCGATATCAAATACAGTGAAGCCAAAgtaaaagtagaaaatttcgaattgctcAATAAGAAACACACAGACTCACCAGATAGTTATTACGTAGAGTACAGA AAAGCTGAAGGAAATAGTGAGTGGATGGCTTCTGATCAACGCAATCCTTTTAATAAATCCGCAATTATTAAACTTCAATATTTAGAGCCAAATACGAAATACATCGTGAGGGGCATTATCATCACAATTaatgataaaatttttatcgacGAGCAATTACCCCACGCCGCATTTACAACGAAATGTTACG AGATCAAAGACGAGGATTTTATATCGAATTCGTACAACACCAGCATAAGAGTGACGTTCAAGTCCAAG ACTTTGacacaattttgtaattttaccaTCAGTTTAATTCGCACATCGCACGCAAAAGAATCATCTCATCCGAAACCGATAAGATACAACatacaacaacaaaatacaataattCCACTACGATTAGAAAATgatagtttttgttttaaagatTTAATACCTGacacaaattataaaattattgtccaaaaaaataaaacaaaacttgaCAGAGCTATACGGACAACTGAAGGAG TTCCAGGTGCAATAGGATCTCTTACAATAACAGACATACGAGATTCGAGTGTCCGTGTAAAATGGAAATCACCGGAAAATTTCAACGGTCAATTTGAGAAATATGTTGTTACATATCAG CTTGTGTCGCATAAAAGCTGTAAAACTTCAAATGGTAAAACCTTTCCAATAAAGCAACTGAGCACGAAAGAGACGAATGTCACAGTATCTGATTTGGTTCCATATGCAGCATATTCATTTTCGGTCTCAGCTTGGAACGGAAAGGTTGGAGGACCTCCAGTGACCGTAATTCAAAACACATTTGCGTCAG AAACAATATCTGATGGTGAAATTCCTgaattaaaatggaaagtCGAGGCTCGTTCTGTAAAACTGCATTATTCTTCGATGGACTGTAGCATTATGAGAGGTCCTTTACAAATCAGAATCAAAAAGAGCTGTTCCAATGAATGGTGTGACAATTCTGTTGAGCAAGAGACAGAATGCGATTTTGAAAACACATCCTGTTTAGTTCATGTTTTGCCTTATTCGGactatattttcaaaattaaattttgtcgaAACGGCACTTGTGCAAAAACTCTGAGATCAAAACCGTTTCAAACCTTGTCAGAACCTCCATATCGCGTAAGAGAACtaactattttttcaaaaaatgaaagttCCATATCAATTCGATGGATGCCACCGTATCCTCCAACGGGGAAGTTGGACCTTTATAAAGTTACTTATGAAGAagtagataataataataataaaggaGAAATGGAAACTTTCAAAGATTTACCTTGCACACTTTGGCCAGAATATCAATGCTTTACACTAAGtcagttggaaaaaattaagaaatattcTATAAAA GTTCAAGCTAAAAATGAACATCCAAATAGTTTTGGTCAGACAGCAGTAGTTGTGGGAACCCCTAAAATCG AACCATCGAAAAAGCCAAATAATCTTACCATCCATTGGAATCTTCAAAACGACCTCGAACTAACATGGGGTCATCCTAATGAAACCAGCGGACTAATCACGTTCTTTAATATCTCAGTTCTTTACCACaattctacaaaaaataatcttCATGATAGTTTTCCTGTTACTAATTACAAGCCTTTCTACGAATATAAA ATAGAAGAAAAacgtttattaaaatcgactccaTTCAGGATTAGAATTGAAGCATTTAATGGTTACAATGGCGAAGAATTAGTTAAGAATGACACGAGCCCTCCTGCTCTTCCTTTGTTCTCCACCGAACCAAAAATTTCCACTTCAAATGATACAATAACGATAGAGATCTCGCCAATCAAAAGTACCAATAGAGAcgatacaaataaatatgaattatttttatttttattggatGAAAACTTCAACAACCATGACAATGTAAAATCGTTAACACGATTACAAGAGAACCACCACGTAAACTTATCCAAATTCAAGATTTTATACCAATGTCAACTAAAAAGTCCTGTGCACTTTAAAATTGGTCAAGATAATTATACGATAAATGATTGTAATAGGAGCTCGAGTTCATCTTTAAAACAAGCAACCACTTATAACGTCACAATCTTATTAACCAACactattgaaaataaaagcaGCTACAAGCTGTACTCTTATCAGGTTCATACTTTGGGCGAACCCGTCGACGTGCCACAAGATTTAAGTTTACTGGCTCTGTTATCGCTGTTACTTATTATACCCATCGCAATAATTCTTTTCAT CAAAAGAGGGCCACTGATAGAGAATTACAATTCCTTGAAGACAAGCATGTGCCAACGTACTTGTC TTGAAACGAGCACTCCAGATGAACAAACTCCTCTGAAAAATATAGCTccacaaaatacaaaattgtaTTCCAAAAAAGTCAAAGTAGCAGAGTTGGAACAATACGTGACGGAGTCCCTCAACAATGGTGAACTAGAACGTCAGCATGCG TTGTTCCCTCGAGGACAGACCAAACCATGGGAACGAGGAGCCTTGAAAGAGAACAAGTCCAAAAATCGCTACACCAATCTCATGGCTT ATGACCATACTAGAGTGGTACTTCAATGGATCAACGGTAACAAAAACTCTGACTACATCAATGCTAATTACATCGAC GGTTACAACGTTCGAAAAGCTTACATAGCGACTCAGGGTCCAAAAATATCAACAGTTCACGATTTCTGGAGAATGATTTGGCAGGAAAACGTGCTACACGTGGCCATGTTGGCGAACATCTACGAAGGTAAAAAG aaaaaagttgaaaagtACTGGCCCGATCAAAACGAGAGCTTATCATTTGGGGACATAACAGTGTATCACATGTCCGGACAAGTATTCGCCGACTACGAACAAAGAACCTTCAAAGTGTGTTTCAACAACCAAACTAGAAAGCTCCAGCAGTACCACTTCTCGTCGTGGCCGGACCACGGTGTGCCTCTCTACTCCCAAAGCCTCGTACCCTTCTTGCAAAAAATCCAACAAATCCCCTTAGATTCCAAATCACCGGTCGTCGTCCACTGCAGCGCGGGAGTCGGCAGAACCGGTACCATCCTCTTGTGCGACATCTGCCTGAGAATGGCCGCAAAAGAGGACGCCGTCGACATGCTAAGAACCCTCCAGCAACTCCGAGACCAAAGAGCCAACATGGTCGACAACATCCAACAGTACAAACTCGCCCATCTGGTCATTTTGGAATGCTTGGTCGGTAAGCAGACCGGAATCCCGTGCAGCGAAATCGAGACAGAAGTGAAGAAGTTGCTGTCGGGCGACAGAATCAGCCAACAGATGCGCTACCTGAAGGATACGGCCTGGCAGGATAAAACCATGAAATCTGTAGCCTCCAACGACGCGTTCGTCGTGGTCCAAGAGAAAAACCGCTTCCAGAACATCGTCCCAG AAATTCAAGGTTGCATGTTTTTGTCACGTTACCCCATCCACGACGACACCTCCACCTACATCAACGCCGTCAGAGTGGACGGTTTCCGCTGTCCCGGCAGGTTCATAGTCACGCAACAACCCATGCCCAACACGCTGGGCGACTTTTGGAGGCTCGTCCACGAGAAGGAGACCACAGTGATAGTGTCCCTCAACCCGGTCAACCCGAAAAACAAAACCTCGTGCCTGTTTTGGCCCACAGAAAAGCAACCAGAACTGACCCCCGTTGACTACATCACACTCAAGCACGCCACCACCTTGTCCTTGGATTCCTACAACTTGACGACCATACGCATGCACATCAATGCCTCAGAA GAGTACACCGTCGTCCAAATTATCTCGATGAAGGACTGGCCGGCCAAGAAAAACTGCCCGAAGAAAATCGAAGATTTTCTCACGTTCTGCGAAGAATCTTACGTCATATCAAGACAATCTAGTTCTGTTGTGGTGACTTGCTT CGATGGAGTGCTGGCTTCTGGCGTCTACGTTGCCATGTCTTTCGTCATCGAAAAAATGAAGCTTGAACAAATATGCGACGTGTGTCAAGCGGTCAGAACTGTAAGGCACAACCGCAACGAATTCGTACAAAATGAAGAACAATTCGCTTTCTTGTACAAAGCTGCGGAGGCTTACATCACCGGATTTCAGTTTTACGCTAATTTTAGTTGA
- the LOC138122808 gene encoding receptor-type tyrosine-protein phosphatase mu-like isoform X5, with product MQFEISNRYVFFLILVINVLYSNCQSSFFMVHNLKKNEYYCITNSTYALSWLADEKGTQESETESQFIPHAPLFRLGIEGDDSKWTYVYRNNQRILDRRWETIRTYKTVEKKNDTLQFITVASKLKQNFQISLSIRISKQAHILLCDGEIIEESNCYWFLLMAFGGTKTELRKCARGTIPVLSNVTVSKSCETPIQTIMHNNSDSQYLTNKEWRHFELSKKDNRFSFKRLNNKDAIIQYDDGQNVYSVTHMMIHSKDTVTGLWKIHKVPYFYTNYSTNQQTTVERNPKNGVVCLSLFVKMCSNCKITLTLSEANNESNILKEETYSSQETWKEIKLFVDNVQTNSTLFISTIANNQRDVFWNIEPHIRECNNTEHRMIKSRRKLKCQLISNKDDDVISLDDDAKPTENNCADDAVTRHCIPCPLFLNQTCGQLKVCEKDGTELKCSCSAGWKYPTCGSKCDSGSYGMNCKKRCGHCSRHSCDFDNGKCEPCSDNYVGAKCDMPPGQVFSEPPVVSDIKYSEAKVKVENFELLNKKHTDSPDSYYVEYRKAEGNSEWMASDQRNPFNKSAIIKLQYLEPNTKYIVRGIIITINDKIFIDEQLPHAAFTTKCYEIKDEDFISNSYNTSIRVTFKSKTLTQFCNFTISLIRTSHAKESSHPKPIRYNIQQQNTIIPLRLENDSFCFKDLIPDTNYKIIVQKNKTKLDRAIRTTEGVPGAIGSLTITDIRDSSVRVKWKSPENFNGQFEKYVVTYQLVSHKSCKTSNGKTFPIKQLSTKETNVTVSDLVPYAAYSFSVSAWNGKVGGPPVTVIQNTFASETISDGEIPELKWKVEARSVKLHYSSMDCSIMRGPLQIRIKKSCSNEWCDNSVEQETECDFENTSCLVHVLPYSDYIFKIKFCRNGTCAKTLRSKPFQTLSEPPYRVRELTIFSKNESSISIRWMPPYPPTGKLDLYKVTYEEVDNNNNKGEMETFKDLPCTLWPEYQCFTLSQLEKIKKYSIKVQAKNEHPNSFGQTAVVVGTPKIEPSKKPNNLTIHWNLQNDLELTWGHPNETSGLITFFNISVLYHNSTKNNLHDSFPVTNYKPFYEYKIEEKRLLKSTPFRIRIEAFNGYNGEELVKNDTSPPALPLFSTEPKISTSNDTITIEISPIKSTNRDDTNKYELFLFLLDENFNNHDNVKSLTRLQENHHVNLSKFKILYQCQLKSPVHFKIGQDNYTINDCNRSSSSSLKQATTYNVTILLTNTIENKSSYKLYSYQVHTLGEPVDVPQDLSLLALLSLLLIIPIAIILFIKRGPLIENYNSLKTSMCQRTCLETSTPDEQTPLKNIAPQNTKLYSKKVKVAELEQYVTESLNNGELERQHALFPRGQTKPWERGALKENKSKNRYTNLMAYDHTRVVLQWINGNKNSDYINANYIDGYNVRKAYIATQGPKISTVHDFWRMIWQENVLHVAMLANIYEGKKKKVEKYWPDQNESLSFGDITVYHMSGQVFADYEQRTFKVCFNNQTRKLQQYHFSSWPDHGVPLYSQSLVPFLQKIQQIPLDSKSPVVVHCSAGVGRTGTILLCDICLRMAAKEDAVDMLRTLQQLRDQRANMVDNIQQYKLAHLVILECLVGKQTGIPCSEIETEVKKLLSGDRISQQMRYLKDTAWQDKTMKSVASNDAFVVVQEKNRFQNIVPEIQGCMFLSRYPIHDDTSTYINAVRVDGFRCPGRFIVTQQPMPNTLGDFWRLVHEKETTVIVSLNPVNPKNKTSCLFWPTEKQPELTPVDYITLKHATTLSLDSYNLTTIRMHINASEEYTVVQIISMKDWPAKKNCPKKIEDFLTFCEESYVISRQSSSVVVTCFDGVLASGVYVAMSFVIEKMKLEQICDVCQAVRTVRHNRNEFVQNEEQFAFLYKAAEAYITGFQFYANFS from the exons AATCACAATTTATTCCACATGCACCTTTGTTCCGATTGGGTATTGAAGGTGATGATTCCAAGTGGACTTATGTGTACAGAAATAATCAAAGAATTTTGGATAGACGATGGGAGA CAATACGCACATACAAAACAGTTGAAAAGAAGAATGATACATTACAGTTTATCACTGTGGccagtaaattaaaacaaaatttccaaatttcattATCGATTCGTATTTCAAAACAAGCCCATATACTCCTTTGCGATGGAGAAATAATAGAAGAGTCAAATTGTTATTGGTTCTTACTGATGGCATTTGGAGGAACTAAAACAGAACTACGAAAGTGTGCACGTGGAACCATACCTGTTCTTAGCAATGTAACAGTATCTAAATCTTGCGAAACGCCGATCCAAACAATAATG CATAACAACAGTGACAGTCAGTACCTAACTAATAAGGAATGGCGTCATTTCGAACTTTCGAAAAAGGATAATAGATTCTCTTTCAAACGACTAAATAATAAAGACGCTATAATACAATATGATGATGGTCAAAATGTCTACAGTGTAACTCATATGATGATTCACAGTAAAGATACTGTCACTGGTCTTTGGAAAATTCACAAAG TTCCATATTTTTATACCAACTATAGTACAAATCAACAAACCACAGTAGAAAGAAATCCGAAAAATGGAGTTGTCTGTCTGTCATTGTTCGTAAAAATGTGTTCCAATTGCAAGATAACATTAACACTAAGTGAAGCAAATAATGaaagtaatattttaaaagagGAAACGTACTCATCTCAG GAAACGTGGAAAGAAATTAAGCTGTTTGTGGATAACGTGCAGACCAATTCGACTCTCTTTATTTCTACAATAGCCAATAATCAAAGGGATGTATTTTGGAATATCGAACCACATATTAGGGAATGTAATAATACTG AGCATCGCATGATCAAATCaagacgaaaattaaaatgtcaactTATTTCTAACAAAGACGACGATGTTATTTCATTAGACGATGACGCAAAACCGACCG aaaataactgCGCTGACGACGCTGTCACCAGACATTGCATTCCTTGTCCATTATTTCTAAATCAAACATGTGGTCAGCTCAAAGTTTGCGAAAAAGATGGAACAGAACTCAAATGTTCGTGTTCAGCCGGATGGAAATATCCAACTTGTGGCTCTA AATGTGATTCGGGATCTTATGGCatgaattgtaaaaaaaggTGCGGGCATTGTTCCAGACACTCCTGTGATTTCGACAACGGAAAATGTGAGCCGTGTTCTGATAACTACGTTGGTGCTAAATGTGACATGC CACCGGGCCAAGTCTTCAGTGAACCTCCTGTTGTCAGCGATATCAAATACAGTGAAGCCAAAgtaaaagtagaaaatttcgaattgctcAATAAGAAACACACAGACTCACCAGATAGTTATTACGTAGAGTACAGA AAAGCTGAAGGAAATAGTGAGTGGATGGCTTCTGATCAACGCAATCCTTTTAATAAATCCGCAATTATTAAACTTCAATATTTAGAGCCAAATACGAAATACATCGTGAGGGGCATTATCATCACAATTaatgataaaatttttatcgacGAGCAATTACCCCACGCCGCATTTACAACGAAATGTTACG AGATCAAAGACGAGGATTTTATATCGAATTCGTACAACACCAGCATAAGAGTGACGTTCAAGTCCAAG ACTTTGacacaattttgtaattttaccaTCAGTTTAATTCGCACATCGCACGCAAAAGAATCATCTCATCCGAAACCGATAAGATACAACatacaacaacaaaatacaataattCCACTACGATTAGAAAATgatagtttttgttttaaagatTTAATACCTGacacaaattataaaattattgtccaaaaaaataaaacaaaacttgaCAGAGCTATACGGACAACTGAAGGAG TTCCAGGTGCAATAGGATCTCTTACAATAACAGACATACGAGATTCGAGTGTCCGTGTAAAATGGAAATCACCGGAAAATTTCAACGGTCAATTTGAGAAATATGTTGTTACATATCAG CTTGTGTCGCATAAAAGCTGTAAAACTTCAAATGGTAAAACCTTTCCAATAAAGCAACTGAGCACGAAAGAGACGAATGTCACAGTATCTGATTTGGTTCCATATGCAGCATATTCATTTTCGGTCTCAGCTTGGAACGGAAAGGTTGGAGGACCTCCAGTGACCGTAATTCAAAACACATTTGCGTCAG AAACAATATCTGATGGTGAAATTCCTgaattaaaatggaaagtCGAGGCTCGTTCTGTAAAACTGCATTATTCTTCGATGGACTGTAGCATTATGAGAGGTCCTTTACAAATCAGAATCAAAAAGAGCTGTTCCAATGAATGGTGTGACAATTCTGTTGAGCAAGAGACAGAATGCGATTTTGAAAACACATCCTGTTTAGTTCATGTTTTGCCTTATTCGGactatattttcaaaattaaattttgtcgaAACGGCACTTGTGCAAAAACTCTGAGATCAAAACCGTTTCAAACCTTGTCAGAACCTCCATATCGCGTAAGAGAACtaactattttttcaaaaaatgaaagttCCATATCAATTCGATGGATGCCACCGTATCCTCCAACGGGGAAGTTGGACCTTTATAAAGTTACTTATGAAGAagtagataataataataataaaggaGAAATGGAAACTTTCAAAGATTTACCTTGCACACTTTGGCCAGAATATCAATGCTTTACACTAAGtcagttggaaaaaattaagaaatattcTATAAAA GTTCAAGCTAAAAATGAACATCCAAATAGTTTTGGTCAGACAGCAGTAGTTGTGGGAACCCCTAAAATCG AACCATCGAAAAAGCCAAATAATCTTACCATCCATTGGAATCTTCAAAACGACCTCGAACTAACATGGGGTCATCCTAATGAAACCAGCGGACTAATCACGTTCTTTAATATCTCAGTTCTTTACCACaattctacaaaaaataatcttCATGATAGTTTTCCTGTTACTAATTACAAGCCTTTCTACGAATATAAA ATAGAAGAAAAacgtttattaaaatcgactccaTTCAGGATTAGAATTGAAGCATTTAATGGTTACAATGGCGAAGAATTAGTTAAGAATGACACGAGCCCTCCTGCTCTTCCTTTGTTCTCCACCGAACCAAAAATTTCCACTTCAAATGATACAATAACGATAGAGATCTCGCCAATCAAAAGTACCAATAGAGAcgatacaaataaatatgaattatttttatttttattggatGAAAACTTCAACAACCATGACAATGTAAAATCGTTAACACGATTACAAGAGAACCACCACGTAAACTTATCCAAATTCAAGATTTTATACCAATGTCAACTAAAAAGTCCTGTGCACTTTAAAATTGGTCAAGATAATTATACGATAAATGATTGTAATAGGAGCTCGAGTTCATCTTTAAAACAAGCAACCACTTATAACGTCACAATCTTATTAACCAACactattgaaaataaaagcaGCTACAAGCTGTACTCTTATCAGGTTCATACTTTGGGCGAACCCGTCGACGTGCCACAAGATTTAAGTTTACTGGCTCTGTTATCGCTGTTACTTATTATACCCATCGCAATAATTCTTTTCAT CAAAAGAGGGCCACTGATAGAGAATTACAATTCCTTGAAGACAAGCATGTGCCAACGTACTTGTC TTGAAACGAGCACTCCAGATGAACAAACTCCTCTGAAAAATATAGCTccacaaaatacaaaattgtaTTCCAAAAAAGTCAAAGTAGCAGAGTTGGAACAATACGTGACGGAGTCCCTCAACAATGGTGAACTAGAACGTCAGCATGCG TTGTTCCCTCGAGGACAGACCAAACCATGGGAACGAGGAGCCTTGAAAGAGAACAAGTCCAAAAATCGCTACACCAATCTCATGGCTT ATGACCATACTAGAGTGGTACTTCAATGGATCAACGGTAACAAAAACTCTGACTACATCAATGCTAATTACATCGAC GGTTACAACGTTCGAAAAGCTTACATAGCGACTCAGGGTCCAAAAATATCAACAGTTCACGATTTCTGGAGAATGATTTGGCAGGAAAACGTGCTACACGTGGCCATGTTGGCGAACATCTACGAAGGTAAAAAG aaaaaagttgaaaagtACTGGCCCGATCAAAACGAGAGCTTATCATTTGGGGACATAACAGTGTATCACATGTCCGGACAAGTATTCGCCGACTACGAACAAAGAACCTTCAAAGTGTGTTTCAACAACCAAACTAGAAAGCTCCAGCAGTACCACTTCTCGTCGTGGCCGGACCACGGTGTGCCTCTCTACTCCCAAAGCCTCGTACCCTTCTTGCAAAAAATCCAACAAATCCCCTTAGATTCCAAATCACCGGTCGTCGTCCACTGCAGCGCGGGAGTCGGCAGAACCGGTACCATCCTCTTGTGCGACATCTGCCTGAGAATGGCCGCAAAAGAGGACGCCGTCGACATGCTAAGAACCCTCCAGCAACTCCGAGACCAAAGAGCCAACATGGTCGACAACATCCAACAGTACAAACTCGCCCATCTGGTCATTTTGGAATGCTTGGTCGGTAAGCAGACCGGAATCCCGTGCAGCGAAATCGAGACAGAAGTGAAGAAGTTGCTGTCGGGCGACAGAATCAGCCAACAGATGCGCTACCTGAAGGATACGGCCTGGCAGGATAAAACCATGAAATCTGTAGCCTCCAACGACGCGTTCGTCGTGGTCCAAGAGAAAAACCGCTTCCAGAACATCGTCCCAG AAATTCAAGGTTGCATGTTTTTGTCACGTTACCCCATCCACGACGACACCTCCACCTACATCAACGCCGTCAGAGTGGACGGTTTCCGCTGTCCCGGCAGGTTCATAGTCACGCAACAACCCATGCCCAACACGCTGGGCGACTTTTGGAGGCTCGTCCACGAGAAGGAGACCACAGTGATAGTGTCCCTCAACCCGGTCAACCCGAAAAACAAAACCTCGTGCCTGTTTTGGCCCACAGAAAAGCAACCAGAACTGACCCCCGTTGACTACATCACACTCAAGCACGCCACCACCTTGTCCTTGGATTCCTACAACTTGACGACCATACGCATGCACATCAATGCCTCAGAA GAGTACACCGTCGTCCAAATTATCTCGATGAAGGACTGGCCGGCCAAGAAAAACTGCCCGAAGAAAATCGAAGATTTTCTCACGTTCTGCGAAGAATCTTACGTCATATCAAGACAATCTAGTTCTGTTGTGGTGACTTGCTT CGATGGAGTGCTGGCTTCTGGCGTCTACGTTGCCATGTCTTTCGTCATCGAAAAAATGAAGCTTGAACAAATATGCGACGTGTGTCAAGCGGTCAGAACTGTAAGGCACAACCGCAACGAATTCGTACAAAATGAAGAACAATTCGCTTTCTTGTACAAAGCTGCGGAGGCTTACATCACCGGATTTCAGTTTTACGCTAATTTTAGTTGA